Proteins encoded within one genomic window of Dermatophilus congolensis:
- a CDS encoding cation diffusion facilitator family transporter → MLIALCITGSVLAIEAIGAALLDSLALLVDAAHMLTDTLGLAMAATAATLMSRPPSARHTWGLKRAEVIASAAQAFILLLVGGYAVYEGLMRLIDPPPVSSHGLAVIGLLGLLANFASLLVLLGGRDSNLNMKAAFLEVANDALGSVAVLLAGVLLYFTGWTLADSIAGLFVAALIVPRAVALLRESGSILLESTPDGLDLEAVRAHILEQPHVREVHDLHASTVATGLPRLSAHVVLDDDCFFNGHSQRVLMNLSMCLNSHHGIAVEHCTFQLEAASVAGGHAEHVH, encoded by the coding sequence ATCCTCATCGCGTTATGCATCACCGGCTCTGTACTTGCTATTGAAGCGATAGGCGCTGCGCTTCTTGACTCTCTTGCTCTGCTCGTGGATGCAGCACACATGCTCACAGACACCCTGGGCCTGGCCATGGCTGCTACTGCAGCTACGCTCATGAGCCGCCCACCCAGCGCACGCCACACATGGGGCCTAAAACGCGCAGAGGTCATCGCTTCGGCAGCGCAGGCATTCATTTTGCTTCTGGTAGGCGGTTACGCCGTCTACGAGGGCCTCATGCGCCTTATCGACCCTCCCCCGGTTTCTTCGCACGGCCTGGCTGTCATTGGGCTGCTTGGCTTGCTCGCTAACTTCGCTTCGCTTCTTGTCCTTTTGGGAGGCCGAGACAGCAATCTCAACATGAAGGCGGCATTTCTGGAGGTTGCTAACGATGCTCTCGGGTCGGTAGCGGTGCTCTTAGCTGGGGTTCTTCTTTATTTCACCGGCTGGACACTCGCTGATTCCATCGCAGGTTTATTCGTCGCAGCGCTGATCGTGCCACGCGCTGTGGCGTTATTGCGGGAGTCAGGATCGATCTTGCTTGAAAGCACTCCCGACGGGCTAGATCTGGAGGCTGTTCGGGCGCATATTTTGGAGCAACCCCATGTACGTGAAGTCCACGACTTACACGCCAGCACAGTAGCCACGGGGCTTCCGCGTTTGAGCGCCCATGTGGTTCTCGATGACGATTGTTTTTTCAATGGCCACAGCCAACGTGTCCTGATGAATCTGTCCATGTGCTTGAACTCTCATCACGGTATTGCAGTGGAGCACTGCACTTTCCAGCTTGAAGCAGCCTCCGTAGCAGGAGGACACGCTGAGCATGTTCATTAA
- a CDS encoding CobW family GTP-binding protein, which translates to MRTRPALPVVVLSGKLGCGKTTLLNHILAQSHGRVGVIVNDFGDINVDAFLIQGQVDAKATFSGGCLCCLADPGDLDRALADLAAPSLDLDVILIEASGLAEPRELARMVLSSSVSTVRFGGVVEILDAADWATPEVGSPDPAPVAIDHLRVASLLVINKSDQIAQDAGARERLDAVVAAHAPTTPVVHTMFGRVDPELLFDPGEHEEPTGQLSFADFLAEQRHGERGHDHHDHGHAGFSSVSVDSSMPVDPTRLIHFLENRSAGAYRVKGRVHVSRRGHRDYTVQAVGDWFGFERFRVPEGQESRTQLVVIGPGLAQEGVRREVESALRGCLSDGRVCQGAELHRFDRFTR; encoded by the coding sequence ATGCGTACACGTCCTGCTCTTCCGGTGGTGGTGTTGTCCGGCAAGCTTGGCTGCGGCAAGACCACCTTGCTGAACCACATTCTTGCTCAAAGCCATGGACGTGTAGGCGTTATTGTCAACGATTTTGGTGACATCAACGTGGATGCGTTTCTTATCCAGGGTCAAGTGGATGCCAAGGCCACTTTTTCTGGTGGATGTTTGTGTTGTTTGGCTGATCCGGGCGATTTGGATCGTGCTCTTGCTGATTTAGCTGCGCCTTCACTTGATTTGGATGTGATTCTTATCGAGGCTTCTGGGCTTGCTGAGCCTCGTGAGCTGGCGCGGATGGTGCTTTCTTCGAGTGTTTCTACGGTGCGTTTTGGTGGGGTTGTAGAGATTTTGGATGCGGCTGATTGGGCTACGCCAGAGGTGGGAAGTCCTGATCCAGCTCCGGTGGCTATTGATCATTTGCGGGTTGCTTCGCTGTTGGTCATTAACAAGTCTGACCAGATTGCTCAGGATGCTGGTGCTCGTGAGCGGCTCGATGCGGTTGTGGCTGCGCATGCGCCGACAACCCCTGTGGTGCACACCATGTTTGGCCGTGTTGATCCGGAGCTTCTATTTGATCCTGGTGAGCATGAGGAGCCGACTGGGCAGCTTTCGTTTGCGGATTTTCTTGCTGAGCAGCGTCATGGCGAGCGTGGTCATGACCATCACGATCATGGGCATGCTGGTTTTTCTTCGGTCAGTGTGGATTCGTCAATGCCTGTAGATCCGACCCGGTTGATTCATTTTCTTGAAAATCGTTCTGCGGGTGCGTATCGCGTTAAAGGGCGGGTGCATGTGAGTCGTCGCGGGCATCGTGATTACACGGTTCAGGCCGTGGGTGATTGGTTCGGTTTTGAGCGTTTTCGTGTTCCTGAGGGTCAGGAGAGCCGGACTCAGCTGGTGGTGATTGGTCCAGGGTTGGCGCAGGAGGGCGTGCGTCGGGAGGTGGAGTCCGCGCTGCGTGGCTGCCTGTCTGATGGGAGGGTTTGCCAGGGAGCAGAGCTGCACCGGTTTGATCGGTTTACGCGGTGA
- a CDS encoding DUF3352 domain-containing protein → MVPSSAFAYAAVDLDPSMRQKLGAFRLFNTFPAAKKAVSESDPAQVVFGAGQQLAEGLGPVDYARDVKPWLGRRGGIALLPPVTAGGAPVTVVALQVKDREVAERSLSTFEGFSGRAGSLSYVFDRDYVVVVPKKAKAAVQSQLSGGRLADHEAFVSDVAALGERGVATAWVNHAGVAQFAGAGLVKKSGLVGHTAGTLRFAADRAEFASVTRGVDLPDEGVATHVSDFPGDTGALLSSVDGGDLVERWWPALKGVVNIPGLPIKEGLQAVSARTGFTVSEFVATLLGGQVDVVAGKEQVDVVLGRQSMRELFSGGGQIPEVTFRAKTKDPQATLRSVSSTLVKLLGPLGALIPHQVSGDRVLASPHIQHLRSVASPDVKNPLRASDVFRSVINPAEAVAELAYVDLDAFEDQYLQELPAQYRSGVKALRALGISRTPVKSGQFSLVVRLSVNEG, encoded by the coding sequence GTGGTTCCGTCGAGTGCTTTTGCGTATGCGGCGGTGGATTTGGATCCGTCGATGCGTCAGAAATTGGGGGCGTTTCGGTTATTCAATACGTTTCCAGCGGCGAAGAAAGCTGTGTCGGAGTCTGATCCTGCCCAGGTTGTGTTTGGGGCGGGGCAACAGCTTGCCGAGGGTCTTGGTCCTGTTGATTACGCCAGAGATGTGAAGCCGTGGCTGGGTAGGCGGGGTGGGATAGCGCTGCTTCCTCCTGTTACTGCTGGGGGTGCTCCGGTCACGGTTGTGGCGCTGCAGGTGAAAGATCGTGAAGTTGCTGAGCGCAGTTTGTCCACGTTTGAGGGGTTTTCTGGCAGGGCAGGGTCGCTGTCGTATGTGTTTGACAGGGATTACGTCGTGGTGGTTCCGAAGAAGGCTAAGGCTGCTGTTCAATCGCAGTTGAGTGGTGGGCGCCTTGCTGACCATGAGGCTTTTGTTTCTGATGTGGCGGCGTTGGGTGAGCGTGGCGTGGCGACAGCGTGGGTGAATCATGCTGGGGTGGCTCAGTTTGCTGGGGCTGGTTTGGTTAAGAAGTCCGGGCTGGTGGGGCATACGGCAGGCACGCTGCGTTTTGCTGCAGATCGTGCTGAGTTTGCTTCGGTGACGCGTGGTGTGGATCTTCCGGATGAGGGTGTTGCTACTCATGTGTCGGATTTTCCTGGCGATACGGGGGCGCTGTTGTCTTCCGTTGATGGTGGTGACCTAGTGGAGCGGTGGTGGCCTGCGTTAAAGGGGGTAGTGAATATTCCTGGGCTTCCGATAAAGGAGGGCCTGCAGGCGGTAAGTGCTCGTACCGGGTTTACGGTTTCGGAGTTTGTGGCAACGCTGTTGGGTGGTCAGGTTGATGTGGTTGCTGGTAAGGAACAGGTTGATGTGGTGCTCGGTAGGCAGAGTATGCGGGAGTTGTTCTCTGGTGGCGGCCAGATACCGGAGGTGACATTCCGGGCCAAGACGAAGGATCCGCAGGCAACGCTTCGCTCGGTAAGTTCCACGCTGGTGAAATTGTTGGGGCCGTTGGGGGCATTGATTCCTCATCAGGTGTCGGGTGATCGTGTGTTGGCTAGTCCGCATATTCAGCATTTGCGGTCGGTAGCTTCTCCTGATGTGAAGAACCCGTTGAGGGCTAGCGATGTTTTCCGCAGTGTCATTAACCCTGCTGAAGCGGTTGCTGAGCTTGCGTACGTCGATCTTGATGCCTTTGAGGATCAGTATCTGCAGGAGTTGCCTGCGCAGTACCGTTCGGGTGTGAAAGCGTTGCGTGCGTTGGGGATTTCTCGCACTCCGGTCAAGAGTGGTCAGTTTTCTTTGGTGGTTCGGTTGTCGGTGAACGAGGGCTGA
- a CDS encoding SRPBCC family protein, protein MSDEKKITISRTIDASPQAIFDILSNPARHAELDGTNTIVSDDKSDRVTAVGNIFTMNMNAEHMGGDYKTDNHVVGYDKDRLIAWKTAPAGTEPKGWQWIWELTPQSQDQTTVTLTYDWSAVTDKALLKKITFPVFPQEQLEASLAHLAETVSGS, encoded by the coding sequence ATGAGCGACGAGAAAAAAATCACAATCTCCCGAACCATCGATGCCTCCCCACAAGCCATCTTCGACATCCTGTCCAACCCCGCTCGCCACGCCGAGCTAGACGGAACCAACACCATCGTCTCCGACGACAAATCCGACCGAGTCACCGCAGTCGGAAACATATTCACGATGAACATGAATGCCGAACACATGGGCGGAGACTATAAAACCGACAACCACGTCGTCGGATACGACAAAGATCGCCTCATCGCATGGAAAACCGCACCAGCAGGCACCGAACCCAAAGGTTGGCAATGGATCTGGGAACTCACCCCCCAAAGCCAAGACCAAACCACCGTGACCCTGACCTACGACTGGTCAGCAGTCACCGACAAGGCACTGCTCAAAAAAATAACTTTCCCCGTTTTCCCACAAGAACAACTCGAAGCCAGCCTGGCTCATCTGGCCGAAACCGTCTCCGGCAGCTAA
- the tmk gene encoding dTMP kinase — MAMGTDQGCVGAGRDVGRGLFVVFEGGDGAGKSTQVARLVEALSARGERVVATREPGGTAVGAQIRQVLLHGQEVAPAAEALLFAADRAQHVQTVIRPALAAGAVVVCDRYVDSTFAYQGARDDLDVEDLRGLVAYATGGLVPDVTVLLDVSAQVGAARLGGDRDRIEAEPDSFHQAVRDGFLERARCAPQRYLVLDAAAPVDEIADAVLGRVESLLGERRGERG, encoded by the coding sequence ATGGCGATGGGGACTGATCAGGGCTGTGTTGGCGCGGGACGCGATGTAGGCCGCGGGCTGTTTGTGGTGTTTGAAGGTGGAGATGGAGCGGGGAAGTCTACGCAGGTTGCGCGTCTGGTGGAGGCGTTATCTGCGCGGGGGGAGCGCGTTGTTGCGACTCGTGAGCCTGGTGGGACTGCTGTGGGGGCGCAGATTCGTCAGGTGCTTTTGCATGGGCAGGAGGTCGCTCCTGCGGCGGAGGCGTTGTTGTTCGCCGCTGATCGAGCGCAGCATGTGCAGACAGTGATTCGTCCTGCGTTGGCTGCAGGGGCGGTGGTGGTGTGCGATCGCTACGTGGATTCGACTTTTGCGTATCAGGGGGCTCGTGATGACCTTGATGTGGAGGATTTGCGCGGGTTGGTTGCGTATGCCACGGGTGGTTTGGTGCCTGATGTGACGGTTCTTTTGGATGTGTCTGCTCAGGTGGGTGCGGCTCGTCTTGGGGGAGACCGGGATCGGATTGAGGCGGAACCGGATAGTTTTCATCAGGCTGTTCGTGATGGGTTTCTTGAGCGTGCTCGCTGCGCGCCGCAGCGTTATCTGGTTCTTGATGCTGCTGCGCCTGTTGATGAGATAGCTGATGCTGTGTTGGGCCGTGTGGAAAGTCTGTTGGGTGAGCGTCGGGGGGAGCGCGGGTGA
- a CDS encoding ArsR/SmtB family transcription factor — MTSAPIASSSPSTSHSEADTTAVLIFRSFADRTRLTIIRHLLLGDQRVVELVNHLGLAQSTVSAHIACMRQSRLLHIRHEGRSTYYSLAAPELTRSLLHAAESLIDTLGAITDPRAAEANA; from the coding sequence ATGACATCGGCACCCATCGCATCATCTTCACCGTCAACCAGCCACTCAGAAGCTGACACCACTGCAGTTCTCATCTTCCGCTCTTTCGCAGACCGCACCCGGCTAACCATCATCCGCCACCTTCTCCTGGGCGATCAGCGCGTAGTCGAGCTGGTGAATCATCTTGGTTTGGCCCAGTCGACGGTGTCTGCGCATATCGCCTGCATGCGACAAAGCCGTCTACTGCACATCCGCCACGAAGGACGCTCTACCTACTACTCCCTTGCCGCACCTGAGCTGACCCGATCTTTACTACATGCCGCCGAAAGCCTCATTGACACCCTTGGGGCCATCACTGATCCCAGAGCAGCGGAGGCCAACGCATGA
- a CDS encoding putative motility protein — protein sequence MDIALAQSIMMQRSAATYSEAQVSLLKKAMDSESSTAVQLLSSMPLATEGNVGRNINTYA from the coding sequence ATGGACATCGCACTGGCGCAAAGCATCATGATGCAGCGGTCCGCGGCGACCTACTCGGAAGCCCAGGTTTCCCTGCTCAAGAAGGCAATGGACAGTGAATCGTCCACTGCGGTGCAGCTGCTTAGCTCGATGCCGCTGGCTACCGAGGGCAACGTGGGGCGCAACATCAACACGTATGCCTGA
- a CDS encoding alpha/beta hydrolase, whose product MTDGSKNGNGSASSSHVGEQNDQGNSQGKQPGNGSQNGAAQAPATGDARLSKFYTQKPVWETCSDNSEGASAKCAWVKVPIDYSKPDGKTVKLRVLKVAANGAKNGQAPRGALLVNPGGPGASATQYAMMADFIVSGTIRKNYDIVGFDPRGVGKSSPMKCLDDASMDAVMGADPTPDDQREIEIAYGGLAKMGKGCQQKYPDLVGHVSTAEAARDMDVVRSVLGQPKLNYLGKSYGTYLGATYAGLFPKNVGNMILDGVMPPDLTSEQVSLGQAAGFESATRAWAKSCTSSGKCPLGNDVESVMKGLKDFFKQLDSKPLPVSGNPRIKELTEGWATIGVAQAMYTKTYWDTLTEALQSAKDGDGTPLFALASEYASRDDNGEYENNTMQVINAVNCLDRGAQRWDEAQLKSKKAEFESKAPVWGGMMSFGGNSCAAWPVPATGKIDKVSAQGSGPIVVIGTTRDPATPYEWAKRLHDQLSNSRLISHEGDGHTAYKTGSSCVDQAVDGYLMNGTPPKDGLSC is encoded by the coding sequence GTGACTGACGGGTCCAAGAATGGCAATGGTTCTGCTTCGAGCTCACATGTTGGTGAGCAGAACGACCAGGGCAATTCGCAAGGGAAACAGCCCGGCAATGGTTCCCAAAACGGTGCTGCTCAGGCTCCCGCTACGGGTGATGCCAGGCTTTCGAAGTTTTATACGCAGAAGCCTGTGTGGGAGACGTGCTCTGATAATTCTGAGGGCGCATCGGCTAAGTGTGCATGGGTAAAGGTTCCGATTGATTATTCAAAGCCGGATGGGAAAACCGTTAAGCTGCGCGTCCTGAAAGTTGCGGCTAATGGCGCAAAGAATGGTCAGGCTCCGCGAGGGGCGTTGCTGGTTAACCCAGGTGGTCCGGGAGCTTCAGCTACGCAGTATGCGATGATGGCTGACTTTATTGTTTCTGGAACTATTCGGAAGAATTACGACATCGTTGGTTTCGATCCTCGCGGGGTTGGAAAATCGTCGCCAATGAAGTGTCTTGATGATGCATCAATGGATGCGGTAATGGGTGCTGACCCAACTCCGGATGATCAACGAGAAATAGAAATCGCTTATGGCGGTTTGGCGAAAATGGGCAAGGGATGCCAGCAGAAATATCCCGATTTGGTTGGGCACGTTTCGACAGCAGAAGCTGCGCGGGACATGGATGTGGTTCGTTCCGTTTTGGGCCAGCCTAAGCTGAACTATTTGGGCAAGTCGTACGGCACGTATCTCGGGGCAACGTATGCAGGATTGTTCCCTAAGAATGTCGGGAACATGATTCTCGATGGTGTTATGCCCCCTGACTTGACCTCTGAGCAGGTCAGCTTGGGTCAAGCTGCTGGGTTTGAGTCGGCAACGCGTGCGTGGGCGAAGTCATGTACTTCTTCTGGGAAATGCCCGCTCGGTAATGACGTCGAATCTGTCATGAAAGGCCTGAAAGACTTTTTCAAGCAGCTTGACTCAAAGCCTTTGCCGGTTAGTGGTAACCCGCGCATTAAGGAATTGACTGAAGGCTGGGCAACGATTGGTGTTGCGCAAGCCATGTACACGAAGACCTACTGGGACACCCTCACTGAGGCGCTTCAGTCGGCCAAGGATGGCGATGGGACGCCGCTGTTTGCTTTGGCTTCGGAGTACGCCAGCCGTGATGACAACGGCGAGTACGAGAACAACACGATGCAGGTCATCAATGCAGTGAACTGCTTGGATCGTGGTGCTCAGCGATGGGATGAAGCGCAGCTGAAGTCCAAGAAGGCCGAGTTCGAGTCGAAGGCTCCGGTGTGGGGTGGCATGATGTCTTTCGGCGGAAATTCGTGTGCCGCGTGGCCGGTCCCGGCTACGGGTAAGATAGACAAGGTTTCCGCGCAAGGAAGCGGTCCGATTGTGGTCATCGGCACTACTCGTGATCCTGCTACGCCCTACGAATGGGCTAAGCGGCTTCATGATCAGCTGTCGAACAGTCGCCTCATTTCACATGAGGGAGACGGTCACACGGCTTACAAGACGGGCAGCAGTTGCGTGGACCAGGCGGTTGATGGGTATCTTATGAATGGCACACCGCCCAAGGACGGCCTCTCCTGCTGA
- a CDS encoding DNA polymerase III subunit delta', which produces MTVWDDLVGQEAAVEVLKRAVVDPTAMTHAWLFTGPPGSGRSNAARAFAAALQCPNGGCGGCVECRTAIAGTHADVKVVATEGLTIQVHDARDLAHESAHLPSVGQWRIVVIEDADRLTERAADALLKAIEEPGPATVWVLCAPSLEDVIVTLRSRSRHVRLRTPPVGAVAELLVRRDGVDPVLAADAARAAQSHIGLARRLARDEGARTRRRETVKMATRIHSVADAISAAADLASIATDEAGADGGERDRREKEKLLVTLGADPAARTQPAHVRAQVNALEKEQKTRATRRNRDVIDRSLIDLQSIYRDAFVVAMGEPVSLVNEDLRSDVIALSQAVKAEWLLAAMDAIMAARERIAANVPPLLALEAMLVQLRVPALDK; this is translated from the coding sequence GTGACTGTTTGGGATGACTTGGTGGGGCAGGAGGCTGCGGTTGAGGTTTTGAAGCGGGCGGTTGTTGATCCGACTGCTATGACGCATGCGTGGCTTTTTACCGGGCCTCCTGGCTCTGGGCGTTCTAATGCTGCTCGGGCTTTTGCTGCGGCTTTGCAATGTCCTAATGGCGGGTGTGGTGGGTGTGTTGAATGTCGCACTGCGATTGCTGGCACTCATGCGGATGTGAAGGTTGTTGCGACCGAGGGGTTGACTATCCAGGTTCATGATGCGCGTGATCTTGCTCATGAATCGGCGCATCTGCCCTCGGTGGGGCAGTGGCGAATTGTGGTGATTGAGGACGCGGATCGGCTTACTGAGCGTGCGGCAGATGCGCTTTTGAAGGCTATTGAGGAGCCTGGTCCGGCGACGGTGTGGGTTTTGTGTGCGCCTTCTCTTGAGGACGTGATTGTGACGTTGCGTTCGCGCAGTAGGCATGTTCGTTTGCGCACTCCACCGGTGGGGGCGGTGGCGGAGCTTCTTGTGCGGCGTGATGGTGTGGACCCGGTGCTTGCTGCGGATGCGGCGCGTGCTGCTCAGTCGCATATTGGGTTGGCGCGGCGTTTGGCGCGGGATGAGGGTGCGCGGACTCGGCGTCGTGAGACGGTGAAGATGGCTACCCGAATTCATAGTGTTGCTGACGCGATTAGCGCTGCGGCTGATTTGGCGTCGATTGCTACAGACGAGGCTGGCGCAGATGGGGGTGAGCGTGATCGTCGTGAAAAAGAGAAGTTGTTGGTTACGCTTGGTGCTGATCCCGCTGCGCGTACGCAGCCTGCGCATGTTCGTGCGCAGGTGAACGCGCTGGAAAAAGAACAGAAAACTCGGGCTACACGCCGGAATCGGGATGTTATCGATCGCTCACTGATTGATCTTCAGTCCATTTATCGGGATGCTTTCGTGGTTGCGATGGGCGAACCGGTTTCTCTTGTTAATGAGGATCTTCGTTCTGATGTGATCGCTCTCTCTCAGGCAGTAAAAGCAGAGTGGTTGCTTGCTGCGATGGACGCGATTATGGCGGCACGAGAGAGAATTGCTGCCAATGTTCCGCCTTTGCTTGCGCTTGAGGCGATGTTGGTGCAGCTGCGGGTTCCAGCCCTGGACAAGTGA
- a CDS encoding DNA-3-methyladenine glycosylase, protein MSFDDVIPAARALLGATLSTDRDGGRVSLRITEVEAYAGEEDPASHAYRGPNSRNAAMFGPPWRAYVYRHMGLHTCFNIVVGKEGTPTGILIRAGEIIEGTALAHQRRSEKGRVRSPKELASGPARLTVALGINTADNNAPLDGSTGIQLRYGPHTPERKIATGPRVGVGSARETLARFWISGNPTVSTYKPAPPPRARRTT, encoded by the coding sequence ATGAGCTTCGACGACGTCATCCCAGCAGCCCGCGCCCTCCTAGGAGCCACCCTCAGCACTGACCGCGACGGCGGGCGCGTAAGCCTACGCATCACCGAAGTCGAAGCCTATGCAGGAGAAGAAGACCCCGCCTCACATGCCTACCGAGGGCCAAACAGCCGCAACGCTGCCATGTTTGGTCCGCCCTGGCGCGCCTACGTCTACCGACACATGGGCCTGCACACCTGCTTCAACATCGTCGTAGGAAAAGAAGGAACCCCCACCGGTATCCTCATCCGTGCTGGCGAAATCATTGAAGGAACAGCCCTAGCGCACCAACGCCGCAGCGAAAAAGGCCGCGTCCGATCCCCAAAAGAACTCGCCTCCGGGCCAGCACGGCTCACCGTCGCACTAGGCATCAACACCGCCGATAACAACGCTCCACTAGACGGATCCACCGGAATCCAGCTCCGCTACGGCCCCCATACACCCGAGAGAAAAATCGCCACCGGACCCCGCGTTGGTGTCGGCTCCGCACGAGAAACTCTCGCCCGCTTTTGGATTTCCGGTAACCCCACCGTCTCCACCTACAAACCAGCACCCCCACCCCGCGCACGCCGAACAACGTGA
- a CDS encoding GNAT family N-acetyltransferase, producing the protein MTQISRADWHVAPLSRELWERGGRVAYQEGIDTENASFASAAPDWETFVAHKIAPYCLAAVDDASGDCLAVAWGIHAFARPIYLGVVEHSLYVRSSARGRGVGKGLLGEFIRRTEAGGTWTLLGLVFPENTASIALHESLGFRQVGVYERVGKMPFGARKGQWRDVLLLERRSPIVS; encoded by the coding sequence ATGACGCAAATCTCACGTGCTGATTGGCATGTTGCTCCTTTATCGCGAGAGTTGTGGGAGCGCGGTGGTCGTGTTGCGTATCAGGAGGGGATCGATACAGAGAACGCGAGTTTTGCGTCGGCTGCTCCGGACTGGGAGACGTTTGTCGCTCATAAGATCGCGCCCTACTGCCTGGCTGCTGTTGATGACGCCAGTGGTGATTGCCTGGCGGTGGCGTGGGGTATTCATGCCTTTGCCCGGCCCATTTATCTGGGGGTTGTTGAACATAGTCTTTATGTGCGTTCTTCTGCGCGGGGCCGTGGGGTAGGCAAGGGGTTGTTGGGCGAGTTCATTCGGCGCACTGAAGCTGGTGGGACGTGGACTTTGCTTGGTCTGGTGTTTCCGGAGAATACGGCCAGTATTGCTTTGCACGAGTCGTTGGGTTTTCGTCAGGTGGGCGTGTATGAGCGTGTGGGGAAGATGCCTTTCGGGGCACGTAAGGGGCAGTGGCGTGATGTGTTGTTGTTGGAGCGGCGCAGTCCGATCGTGAGTTAG
- a CDS encoding GAF domain-containing protein, with protein MEFTVIFGRAAGTRVSLQTDTHEEELRGYVEALQILVDKVAGARSGDDVFRVALETIRDSFHLLYGSVWVIDPKEKVLKLRMESGSLSDRFAPVTRGAAFSSGSGLAGRAWSQRELIFEPDLRVVSDCPRAQIAYESGVRSAVAFPLFREGQIVATMDFMADEEHTPGLVRLQVLRCVAKLVSQALERVLDSERRVEMQSDMAAINAVVKKTNESSSERETIRATLDTVRAQFGWEYGSYWEVDSADNTLKNKYESGSAGEEFREVTRKASFARGVGVAGRTWSTRDLVFEPDLGLVTDCVRAPAAQRAGVKSGVSLPIIVEGEVIGTMDFFTTKDVDLTEDRASALRNTAFLVSSALERIRDADRTKDAGEELLSSITEVERNVVAASNVAAEAQRLTDEASRIVANLNQSSNEIGNVMNTITSIAEQTNLLALNATIEAARAGEAGKGFAVVANEVKELSRETSTATEEVGAKVSAIQADAQSVVQALVQVKSTVEQINDAQNVISGVLTEQSAVTRSVLGQG; from the coding sequence ATGGAGTTCACCGTGATCTTCGGCAGAGCGGCTGGGACGCGTGTGTCCCTGCAGACAGATACACATGAAGAAGAGCTACGTGGATATGTTGAAGCTCTGCAGATCTTGGTGGACAAGGTTGCTGGTGCGCGTAGCGGTGATGATGTTTTCCGGGTGGCGTTGGAAACGATTCGTGACAGTTTCCATTTGTTATACGGGTCGGTGTGGGTGATAGATCCGAAAGAGAAGGTTTTGAAGCTTCGGATGGAGTCGGGGAGTTTGTCGGATCGGTTCGCCCCGGTGACGCGGGGGGCGGCGTTTTCTTCGGGGAGTGGGTTGGCGGGGCGTGCGTGGAGTCAGCGTGAGTTGATTTTTGAACCGGATTTGCGTGTGGTGAGTGATTGTCCGCGTGCGCAGATTGCGTATGAGAGTGGTGTGAGGTCGGCGGTGGCGTTCCCGTTGTTTAGGGAGGGGCAGATCGTGGCGACGATGGATTTTATGGCTGATGAGGAACATACGCCGGGGTTGGTGCGGCTGCAGGTGTTGCGTTGTGTGGCCAAGTTGGTGTCACAGGCGTTGGAGCGGGTGTTGGATTCTGAGCGTCGGGTGGAGATGCAAAGTGATATGGCCGCTATCAATGCGGTGGTGAAGAAAACGAATGAGTCTTCGAGTGAGCGGGAGACGATTCGGGCAACTCTTGACACGGTGCGGGCGCAGTTTGGTTGGGAGTATGGCTCGTATTGGGAGGTGGATTCTGCTGACAATACGTTGAAGAACAAGTACGAGTCGGGTTCTGCAGGTGAAGAGTTCCGTGAGGTGACGCGTAAAGCGAGTTTTGCGCGCGGGGTGGGAGTGGCTGGTCGTACGTGGAGTACGCGTGATCTGGTGTTTGAACCTGATTTGGGTTTGGTGACTGACTGTGTGCGTGCTCCTGCGGCGCAGCGTGCGGGGGTGAAGTCGGGTGTGTCTCTTCCCATCATTGTTGAGGGTGAGGTCATCGGGACGATGGACTTCTTCACGACCAAGGATGTTGATCTTACGGAGGATCGGGCCTCGGCGTTGCGTAATACGGCGTTCCTTGTTTCGAGTGCGTTGGAGCGTATTCGTGATGCGGATCGCACGAAGGACGCTGGTGAGGAGCTTTTGAGTTCGATCACGGAGGTGGAGCGGAATGTGGTTGCAGCCTCGAATGTCGCTGCTGAGGCGCAACGGCTGACCGATGAAGCATCCCGGATTGTGGCTAATCTCAATCAGTCGTCGAACGAGATCGGCAATGTGATGAACACCATTACATCGATTGCCGAGCAGACGAATCTTTTGGCGTTGAATGCCACGATCGAGGCTGCTCGGGCGGGTGAGGCCGGCAAGGGGTTTGCAGTGGTCGCCAATGAGGTGAAGGAACTGTCGCGCGAGACGAGTACTGCGACTGAAGAGGTTGGAGCAAAGGTGTCGGCGATTCAGGCTGACGCGCAGTCGGTGGTTCAGGCGTTGGTGCAGGTGAAGTCGACTGTGGAGCAGATCAATGATGCGCAGAATGTCATCTCTGGTGTGTTGACCGAGCAGAGTGCTGTGACGCGTAGTGTGCTTGGCCAGGGTTGA